In one window of Leptospira sp. WS92.C1 DNA:
- the aspS gene encoding aspartate--tRNA ligase, with protein sequence MEHWIQENYKKRSWAGELNESLEGKKIVLYGWSFRFRDQGGVIFIDLRDRTGIIQVVARKELLGDAFGLAEKVRSEYVIAVEGTLKKRDAESINPRMQTGTIEVVLDKLSILNSAKTPPFSLDEFDDISEELRLTYRYLDFRREELKNRMLKRHEFIFAIRNYLNKRKFVEIETPILNKSTPEGARDFLVPSRLNPNQFYALPQSPQIFKQILMVGGMERYFQIVKCFRDEDLRADRQPEFTQLDMEFSFVSQEEILAEIEGLVSTIYKEVFHIQLSTPFPRMTYKTAMEEYGSDKPDLRFGMKLVDVSEIVKDCDFNVFSGAVKGGGKVKVVCVPGGSTISRKEIEDYTAWLNRDYKAKGLAYMKHGSEGLESTITKRFKKEELDAISKACDSKEGDMLFFGADERDIVNHSLGALRLKLSERFETPKEGDINITWIVDFPMFEWNKDHKRWDALHHPFTSPSDESLPYFESSEILQKNAGDAIAKAYDLVMNGVEIGGGSIRIHSREVQNRVFQVLGIEEEEAKEKFGFLLEALEYGAPPHGGLAFGIDRMLMLLTGGKSIRDVIAFPKTQKGLCLMSECPSPVEEKQLQELKIKLVKV encoded by the coding sequence TTGGAACACTGGATTCAGGAAAATTATAAAAAACGCTCTTGGGCGGGAGAATTGAACGAGTCTCTGGAAGGAAAAAAAATCGTTCTCTACGGTTGGTCGTTTCGATTTCGCGACCAAGGCGGAGTGATCTTTATCGATCTTCGGGATCGGACCGGTATCATTCAAGTTGTCGCACGCAAGGAACTTTTAGGGGACGCCTTTGGCCTTGCCGAAAAGGTTCGTTCCGAATACGTGATCGCGGTGGAAGGAACCCTCAAAAAAAGGGATGCAGAATCCATCAATCCGAGGATGCAAACCGGAACCATCGAAGTTGTCCTGGATAAATTATCGATTTTGAATTCCGCGAAAACTCCTCCGTTCTCCTTGGACGAGTTCGATGATATCTCCGAGGAACTCAGACTTACATACCGTTATCTGGATTTCAGAAGGGAAGAATTGAAGAATCGGATGCTCAAACGTCACGAGTTTATCTTTGCGATTCGTAATTATCTCAACAAACGAAAATTTGTCGAAATCGAAACCCCGATTCTGAACAAATCCACTCCCGAAGGTGCGAGAGATTTTCTCGTTCCCTCTCGACTCAATCCGAACCAATTTTATGCGCTTCCTCAATCGCCTCAGATCTTTAAACAGATCTTGATGGTGGGTGGAATGGAGCGTTACTTCCAAATCGTAAAGTGTTTTAGAGACGAGGATTTGCGCGCTGACAGACAACCCGAGTTCACACAACTCGATATGGAATTCTCCTTTGTCAGCCAGGAAGAAATTCTTGCGGAGATCGAAGGACTTGTTTCTACAATTTATAAAGAAGTCTTTCATATTCAACTTTCCACTCCGTTTCCGAGGATGACCTACAAAACGGCGATGGAAGAATACGGTTCGGATAAACCGGATCTTCGTTTTGGAATGAAACTCGTGGACGTTTCCGAAATCGTAAAAGACTGCGACTTCAACGTATTCTCCGGAGCCGTTAAAGGCGGAGGAAAAGTAAAAGTCGTTTGTGTTCCCGGAGGATCCACGATCTCAAGAAAGGAAATCGAAGACTATACCGCGTGGTTGAACCGGGACTACAAAGCAAAAGGCCTCGCGTATATGAAACACGGAAGCGAAGGTCTTGAGTCTACGATTACAAAACGTTTTAAAAAAGAAGAATTAGACGCGATCTCCAAAGCCTGCGATTCGAAAGAGGGAGATATGCTCTTTTTCGGAGCGGATGAACGCGATATCGTCAATCATTCGTTAGGCGCTCTTCGTCTTAAACTTTCCGAACGATTTGAAACTCCGAAAGAAGGAGATATCAACATCACTTGGATCGTCGACTTTCCTATGTTTGAATGGAACAAGGATCACAAACGTTGGGACGCTTTGCATCATCCGTTTACTTCTCCTTCGGACGAAAGTCTTCCGTATTTTGAATCTTCGGAAATTCTTCAAAAAAACGCGGGCGACGCGATCGCCAAAGCATATGACCTCGTGATGAACGGCGTGGAGATTGGAGGCGGTTCGATCCGGATTCATTCCCGAGAGGTTCAAAATCGGGTTTTTCAGGTTCTCGGAATCGAAGAAGAAGAGGCGAAAGAAAAATTCGGATTTTTACTCGAAGCCCTCGAATACGGAGCTCCGCCTCACGGAGGTTTGGCGTTCGGAATCGATCGAATGCTCATGCTTCTCACCGGAGGAAAATCGATCCGGGACGTGATCGCATTTCCAAAAACACAAAAAGGACTTTGTTTGATGAGCGAATGCCCTTCTCCTGTGGAAGAAAAACAGCTTCAGGAATTGAAGATCAAACTGGTAAAGGTATAA
- a CDS encoding PhoH family protein produces MEIIPRGNGFQIEGESAKVDFALDFFKKLEANYQERPDRDFTDSFDFAYILKDAGKELRKKKVWETDTDRTMPWKPSEKILTTYRGKHIYPRTRNQETYFRSFQDNLITFALGPAGTGKTFLSVATACRFLQSGTIDKIILTRPAVEAGENLGFLPGDLNQKVDPYLRPVYDALGECIGAEKTQEYIALTKIEIAPVAFMRGRTLSNAFIILDEAQNCTLAQLKMIMTRLGRNSRMCISGDSTQIDLDHGRSGLEKVVTLFKNTDQIGMVFFGKEDITRHPLVEVIVRKFEEL; encoded by the coding sequence ATGGAAATCATTCCCAGAGGGAATGGTTTTCAGATCGAAGGCGAGTCCGCGAAGGTGGATTTCGCTTTGGATTTTTTTAAGAAGCTCGAGGCCAACTATCAGGAAAGACCGGACAGAGACTTTACCGATTCATTCGATTTTGCTTATATTCTAAAAGATGCGGGAAAGGAACTCCGTAAAAAAAAGGTATGGGAAACCGACACAGATCGGACGATGCCTTGGAAACCTTCCGAGAAAATTCTTACCACGTATCGCGGGAAACATATCTATCCGAGAACCAGAAATCAGGAAACGTATTTCCGATCCTTTCAGGACAATCTGATCACGTTTGCGCTTGGACCCGCAGGAACCGGAAAAACGTTTCTTTCTGTTGCGACAGCTTGCAGATTCTTACAAAGCGGAACGATCGATAAGATCATTCTCACAAGACCCGCGGTCGAAGCGGGCGAGAATCTCGGTTTTTTACCGGGAGATCTCAATCAGAAGGTTGATCCTTACTTACGTCCCGTTTACGACGCGCTAGGCGAATGTATCGGCGCCGAAAAAACCCAGGAATACATCGCGCTTACAAAGATCGAAATTGCTCCGGTTGCGTTTATGCGCGGGCGGACACTTTCCAACGCGTTTATCATTTTGGATGAGGCTCAGAACTGTACTCTGGCTCAGCTTAAGATGATTATGACTCGTCTTGGTCGTAATTCTCGGATGTGTATCTCCGGAGATTCCACCCAGATCGACCTCGATCACGGGCGTTCGGGACTCGAAAAAGTGGTGACTTTATTCAAAAACACGGATCAAATCGGAATGGTGTTTTTTGGGAAAGAAGATATCACCAGACATCCGCTTGTGGAAGTAATCGTACGTAAGTTCGAGGAGTTGTAA
- a CDS encoding HD family phosphohydrolase — protein sequence MPSPGEQVESAMAWITDTLTRVRPILFVRRLQVVLVVITLLMVTWMLAIPFFGQDKMDLSPDGLYSEGKTAPEKIVSGKDIVYEDEDKTKAKKLTAYQSAPFVFDRDYVALQDFINKTIQEDMENFRSFKPSAEGKAYPELLSVIPRWKNRSKEEIELLYKTPGKGKLKDLVQQYSNLVFSSFCILRDSPPDSATLKSSGARVKNQGIKEQISSLEGAYIIPRSHLYRDPDTVNILNRMAQEKLSRMDPAVLPVVQKISLSYIYSNPSCSYNEEETLSLKKSAADRAEPINSRILAGEVIVKSGEIITPEIFKKLQIVNTYATRANIASIVSILLIQTVFVVIIYIFLKKYNPKRLNDVSSNVIVFSLIWFLVLSCTIASRIFFNFETKYDSIFYFSLFVPVGMVCLIVSFIYDEQLSIAIGFYLSFFVFMASHYNPTSFMLGFVSCIVSASYGRNLKKRIDFIKAGLYIAGVQIIIASSGYLFDSRNYWVAIPSGSWLKDLIESNFFKLYVLCLINGFACSTAAQFLLPIYEYLFNVPTRFKLMELADTGHPLLQDLLTKAPSTYTHTFLVAALSERACQNLGLDWLLTRVGVYFHDIGKIPNAGFFVENQHLIPKKENIDKNNPAMAAKIVIDHVLDGIEMAKKARLPREVIDFIPEHHGTSTMAFFYHKALSELSPTQKKKLKKQDFQYPGPKPQRKETAIVMIADSLEAASRSLDEITPESLDNLITKIIGIKLSENQLDECGLTLGDLEVIKASFTEVLLSSLHSRPKYPSMEATKELEKKNALSSANGHKQTKTSSTGKGH from the coding sequence ATGCCCAGCCCGGGAGAACAAGTCGAGTCCGCTATGGCTTGGATTACGGATACCTTGACCAGGGTTCGTCCGATTTTGTTTGTGCGAAGACTTCAGGTAGTATTGGTGGTCATCACTCTTTTGATGGTGACTTGGATGCTCGCGATTCCTTTTTTTGGCCAGGATAAGATGGATCTCTCTCCGGACGGTTTGTATTCGGAAGGAAAAACGGCCCCTGAAAAAATCGTCTCAGGCAAGGATATCGTTTACGAAGACGAGGATAAGACAAAGGCTAAAAAACTCACCGCGTATCAATCGGCTCCTTTTGTCTTCGATCGAGACTATGTAGCCCTTCAAGACTTTATTAACAAAACCATCCAAGAGGATATGGAGAATTTTCGTTCCTTTAAGCCGAGCGCGGAAGGAAAGGCCTATCCCGAACTTTTGAGCGTGATTCCTCGATGGAAAAACCGTTCCAAGGAAGAAATCGAGCTTCTTTATAAAACTCCCGGCAAAGGAAAGTTGAAGGATCTTGTTCAACAGTATTCTAATTTAGTATTTTCTTCTTTTTGCATATTGAGGGATTCACCGCCCGATTCTGCAACCCTGAAGTCTTCGGGTGCCAGGGTAAAAAATCAAGGAATCAAGGAACAGATTTCCAGTCTGGAAGGCGCATACATTATTCCCCGTTCTCATTTATACAGGGATCCGGATACGGTAAATATCCTAAATCGAATGGCGCAGGAAAAATTATCGAGAATGGATCCGGCGGTTCTTCCGGTGGTTCAAAAAATTTCCCTGAGTTATATCTATTCCAATCCTTCCTGTTCGTATAACGAAGAGGAAACTCTGTCTCTTAAAAAGTCGGCTGCGGATCGAGCGGAGCCTATTAATTCGAGAATTCTCGCCGGAGAAGTTATCGTAAAATCGGGCGAGATTATTACTCCTGAAATATTCAAAAAACTGCAAATTGTAAACACGTATGCAACGAGAGCGAATATCGCGTCGATCGTTTCGATTCTTCTGATTCAAACCGTGTTTGTCGTGATCATTTATATTTTTCTAAAAAAATACAATCCGAAACGACTCAACGATGTGTCGAGTAACGTGATTGTATTTTCTCTGATCTGGTTTTTGGTTTTGAGTTGTACAATCGCTTCGAGAATTTTTTTCAACTTCGAGACCAAATACGATTCCATTTTTTATTTTTCGCTTTTTGTTCCCGTGGGAATGGTCTGTCTGATCGTCAGTTTTATCTATGACGAACAACTTTCGATCGCGATCGGATTCTATCTTTCTTTTTTTGTGTTTATGGCCTCTCATTACAATCCGACTTCGTTTATGCTCGGATTTGTTTCCTGCATCGTTTCCGCGAGTTATGGAAGAAATTTAAAAAAAAGAATCGATTTTATCAAAGCAGGTCTTTATATCGCGGGAGTTCAGATCATTATCGCTTCGAGCGGCTATCTTTTTGATTCTAGAAATTACTGGGTCGCGATTCCGAGCGGATCCTGGCTTAAGGATTTGATCGAATCTAATTTCTTTAAGTTATACGTTCTTTGTCTGATCAACGGATTTGCCTGTTCTACTGCAGCTCAGTTTTTATTGCCGATCTACGAATATCTGTTTAATGTTCCCACTCGGTTTAAATTGATGGAACTCGCGGATACGGGACATCCTTTGCTACAGGACCTTCTTACAAAAGCTCCTTCGACATACACTCATACATTTTTAGTTGCGGCTCTTTCCGAGCGTGCTTGTCAGAATCTCGGACTCGATTGGCTGCTTACAAGAGTTGGGGTTTACTTTCACGATATCGGTAAAATTCCAAACGCGGGTTTTTTTGTCGAGAATCAACATTTGATTCCCAAAAAGGAAAACATCGATAAGAACAATCCGGCGATGGCGGCAAAAATCGTCATCGATCACGTGTTAGACGGAATCGAGATGGCAAAGAAAGCGAGGCTTCCGAGAGAGGTGATCGACTTCATTCCGGAACACCACGGAACTTCAACGATGGCTTTCTTTTATCATAAGGCCTTATCCGAACTTTCCCCCACCCAAAAGAAAAAGTTAAAAAAACAGGATTTTCAGTATCCGGGTCCGAAACCCCAGAGAAAGGAAACTGCGATTGTGATGATTGCGGATTCGTTGGAAGCGGCGTCTCGCTCTTTGGATGAGATCACCCCGGAGTCTTTGGATAATCTGATCACAAAGATCATCGGTATTAAACTCTCCGAAAATCAGTTGGACGAATGTGGTCTGACTTTGGGAGATCTTGAAGTCATCAAGGCCTCTTTTACGGAAGTTTTGTTATCCAGTCTTCATTCCAGACCGAAGTATCCGAGTATGGAAGCGACAAAAGAATTAGAAAAGAAGAATGCTCTAAGTTCCGCAAACGGTCACAAACAAACAAAAACCTCGTCCACAGGGAAAGGACACTGA
- the ybeY gene encoding rRNA maturation RNase YbeY, whose amino-acid sequence MLFRKELYDSHCDLNLLLIGDADMKEINFLRRGKGKTTDVLSFPLEFDLAPLSSVLQQRKGKSSSALPPITLGEIVISIDTLKKQALEIGHSEKEEFYRLLVHGFLHLLGYDHERGEEEEQVMKDKEDECLEILQGL is encoded by the coding sequence ATTCTGTTTCGAAAGGAATTATATGATTCTCACTGCGACCTCAATCTTCTTTTGATTGGAGATGCCGATATGAAAGAAATCAATTTTTTGAGAAGGGGAAAGGGTAAAACCACGGACGTCCTTTCTTTTCCGTTAGAATTCGATTTGGCTCCTTTGAGTTCAGTGCTTCAACAACGAAAGGGAAAATCGAGCTCCGCGCTGCCTCCGATCACGTTAGGCGAAATTGTAATTTCGATCGATACCCTGAAAAAACAAGCGTTGGAGATCGGACATTCCGAGAAAGAAGAATTTTATCGTCTGCTCGTACACGGTTTTTTACATCTTCTCGGATACGATCACGAACGAGGTGAGGAAGAAGAACAAGTCATGAAAGACAAGGAAGACGAATGTCTGGAAATTCTCCAGGGGCTCTAA
- the recO gene encoding DNA repair protein RecO, translating to MSGNSPGALKKMTGIVLESREIQAGDAVIRLLPEEGQVENFRVRGIRKSKTRPIASVEPGSLSSVDYYNARNQEIHNVKEISLLNRYDRAKSGYLGMVIVSYLVELASSFTPDGAEHPGEFRLLSGALEELEENGPSILILPFFKLRLLVSGGFLSKELLCHSCGTELKEMASVTLQTSPLEIVCGNCFHSNENDLGLVQWIQTFLMLRFRDLKERKISVEKILDLDRICNRMLEPILRKKLKSATTLYEALGENLGKFS from the coding sequence ATGTCTGGAAATTCTCCAGGGGCTCTAAAGAAGATGACGGGCATCGTACTTGAGTCCAGAGAGATTCAGGCTGGAGACGCGGTCATTCGTTTACTTCCGGAAGAAGGTCAGGTTGAAAATTTTCGGGTCCGTGGAATTCGAAAGAGTAAAACAAGACCTATCGCTTCGGTCGAACCGGGATCTCTTTCGAGCGTGGATTACTACAATGCAAGAAACCAAGAAATTCATAACGTAAAAGAAATATCGCTCTTGAACCGATATGACCGTGCCAAGTCGGGTTATCTCGGAATGGTAATCGTATCTTATTTGGTGGAATTGGCTTCTTCGTTTACGCCGGATGGAGCGGAACATCCCGGAGAATTTCGTCTTCTTTCCGGAGCACTGGAAGAGCTGGAAGAGAACGGACCTTCGATTTTGATCCTTCCCTTTTTTAAACTTCGTCTGCTCGTGTCAGGAGGTTTTCTTTCGAAAGAACTTCTTTGTCATTCTTGCGGAACTGAGTTAAAGGAGATGGCTTCGGTGACTCTTCAGACCTCTCCTTTGGAAATTGTCTGTGGGAATTGTTTTCATTCGAACGAAAACGATCTCGGTCTTGTTCAATGGATCCAAACTTTTTTGATGCTTCGATTTCGCGATCTGAAGGAAAGAAAAATATCCGTTGAAAAGATCCTGGACCTGGACAGAATTTGCAATCGTATGCTTGAACCGATTCTTAGAAAAAAACTCAAATCGGCGACCACACTCTACGAAGCTTTGGGAGAGAATCTTGGAAAATTTTCTTAA
- the argS gene encoding arginine--tRNA ligase produces MKENETLKQIVLKALEEGVKEVIASFPDLDLNSLKIKIEYSRDEKFGDYSTSFALENSKLLKKNPIQVSQDLVAILQRKTDLFETVDFTPPGFVNFRISPAFLLKFVESSILKGNYFPQVNKSLKINLEFVSANPTGPLNIVSARAAATGDAMASLLKAVGHKVDKEFYINDYGNQVFLLGVSTLVRIREIKGESFTLQESEDTTSIEDVLEKNILPAEGYRGEYIKEIASSFLKDSNRAPKIESLLKEKKYRELAELCSAWTVESNLIWQRKDLDAFGVEFDNYFSEKTLHESDKVLAVMKDLETSGKIFEEDGKKVFRSTEYGDDKDRVVVRDDGRPTYLLADIAYHKNKIERGYDRIFDIWGPDHHGYIARLSGAVQSLQYPKENFKVIIAQQVNLLESGQKVKMSKRAGSFQTMSDLIGFLGKHGKDVGRYFFVMRSLDAPLDFDLDLAKDESDKNPVFYLQYAHARICSIFKEVGKETSAESAAGLEMTEERKRLLFWIARFPEEIFDSANAMEPHRVTNYLQSFAKTFTSFYLGKNNRLKDATPEVRLGLARICLAARNVLSQGLSLIGVSAPERMDKES; encoded by the coding sequence ATGAAAGAAAATGAAACACTCAAACAAATCGTATTGAAAGCTCTGGAGGAAGGAGTAAAGGAAGTCATCGCTTCTTTTCCGGATTTGGATTTGAATTCCCTAAAAATAAAAATCGAATACTCCAGGGATGAAAAATTCGGAGACTATTCCACTTCATTTGCATTAGAAAATTCTAAACTGCTTAAAAAAAATCCGATCCAGGTTTCTCAGGATCTGGTAGCTATTCTTCAAAGGAAAACCGATCTTTTTGAAACTGTGGACTTTACTCCCCCTGGTTTTGTAAATTTTAGAATTTCACCGGCCTTTCTTTTGAAGTTTGTAGAATCTTCGATTTTAAAGGGAAATTATTTTCCTCAGGTAAACAAATCTCTCAAGATCAATCTTGAGTTTGTTTCCGCAAATCCTACGGGTCCTTTGAATATCGTTTCCGCGAGGGCCGCTGCCACCGGAGACGCTATGGCCTCTTTGTTAAAAGCGGTCGGTCATAAGGTGGATAAGGAATTTTATATCAACGATTACGGAAACCAGGTTTTTTTACTCGGTGTTTCGACCTTAGTTCGAATCCGGGAAATCAAGGGAGAATCGTTTACTCTTCAGGAATCCGAAGATACGACTTCGATCGAAGACGTTCTTGAAAAGAATATTCTTCCCGCAGAAGGATATCGCGGAGAATACATTAAGGAAATTGCAAGTTCGTTTCTGAAAGACTCGAATCGAGCGCCAAAAATAGAATCTCTTCTCAAAGAAAAGAAATATAGGGAACTCGCCGAGCTTTGTTCTGCTTGGACCGTCGAAAGCAATCTGATTTGGCAGAGAAAGGATTTGGATGCGTTTGGTGTGGAGTTTGACAATTACTTCAGCGAGAAAACTCTTCACGAGTCCGACAAAGTTTTGGCCGTAATGAAGGACCTCGAGACCTCAGGAAAAATTTTCGAAGAGGATGGGAAGAAAGTGTTTCGTTCCACGGAATACGGAGACGATAAGGATCGTGTCGTAGTAAGAGACGATGGAAGGCCGACTTACTTGCTCGCTGATATCGCTTATCATAAGAATAAAATCGAAAGAGGTTACGATCGTATCTTCGATATCTGGGGACCGGACCATCACGGATATATCGCGAGACTTTCCGGTGCGGTCCAATCCTTGCAATATCCGAAGGAAAATTTCAAAGTTATCATCGCCCAGCAAGTCAATCTTTTGGAATCGGGACAAAAAGTAAAGATGAGCAAACGCGCCGGCTCTTTTCAGACGATGAGCGATCTGATCGGATTTTTAGGCAAACACGGAAAGGATGTGGGTCGTTATTTTTTTGTAATGCGATCTTTAGATGCGCCATTGGACTTTGATCTGGATCTCGCAAAAGACGAGTCCGATAAGAATCCGGTTTTTTATCTCCAATACGCTCACGCGAGAATCTGTTCTATCTTCAAGGAAGTGGGTAAGGAAACTTCCGCAGAATCGGCGGCCGGATTGGAAATGACGGAGGAAAGAAAACGTCTTCTTTTTTGGATTGCACGTTTTCCAGAAGAAATATTCGATTCTGCAAATGCGATGGAACCGCATCGTGTTACGAACTATCTCCAGAGTTTTGCGAAGACGTTTACGAGCTTTTACTTGGGCAAGAACAACCGCCTGAAGGATGCAACCCCAGAAGTCCGTCTTGGTCTTGCAAGAATTTGTTTGGCTGCAAGGAACGTTTTGTCACAAGGTCTTTCTTTGATCGGAGTTTCCGCTCCGGAACGGATGGATAAGGAATCCTAA
- a CDS encoding nicotinamide-nucleotide amidohydrolase family protein, with product MLSPKIIVLSTGSELTAGRSQDTNSSWIANELFGMGFTVSKFMVLPDDPSILQEEIRTLAALSTKEQPVLIVMTGGLGPTEDDYTLEVTCKLTGVGSVESPIARKRIETIYKLRGRNFQEALQTAIRQISVPENSIILNNSVGIAPGFIVSLGENAYLSCMPGVPGEMTSMFQEELSPWISKNFSAQELHSGFRFIWWMSESQFQKEFISKEKTILSGKVIWGVAAKRGYIRVSFQSADRKAVNELLEKLDTVYGAKSTLDVFEELPKILTERKITVGTAESCTGGLIAKTLTDRAGSSAYFYGSIVSYDNSIKSGLLGVQQETLDTFGAVSKETAKEMAEGALIALKTDYTISVTGIAGPGGGTPEKKVGLVYFGIGQKNGSTEVQEHYFPFSRSSFREFAAHTGIYLLYNHLKRFT from the coding sequence ATGCTGTCGCCAAAGATCATCGTTCTTTCCACAGGCTCGGAGTTGACCGCGGGACGCAGCCAGGATACTAATTCTTCTTGGATTGCAAATGAACTTTTTGGAATGGGTTTTACAGTATCTAAGTTTATGGTTCTTCCAGACGACCCGTCAATTCTTCAAGAAGAGATTAGAACGTTAGCTGCTCTTTCCACAAAAGAACAACCTGTGCTTATCGTAATGACCGGTGGGCTCGGACCTACCGAAGACGATTATACCTTGGAAGTGACCTGTAAACTTACGGGCGTGGGTTCAGTAGAAAGTCCGATCGCTAGAAAAAGGATCGAAACAATTTATAAATTACGGGGAAGAAATTTTCAAGAGGCGTTGCAGACAGCGATTCGTCAAATTTCGGTTCCTGAAAATTCCATCATTCTGAATAACTCAGTGGGAATCGCCCCCGGTTTTATCGTTTCGCTGGGTGAGAATGCGTATTTATCCTGTATGCCCGGCGTTCCAGGCGAAATGACATCAATGTTCCAAGAAGAACTTTCTCCTTGGATCTCAAAAAACTTTTCCGCGCAGGAATTACATTCCGGATTTCGTTTTATCTGGTGGATGAGCGAATCTCAATTTCAAAAAGAATTTATTTCCAAAGAAAAGACGATTTTAAGCGGAAAGGTCATCTGGGGAGTTGCGGCAAAAAGAGGATATATCAGAGTGAGTTTTCAATCTGCGGATCGCAAGGCGGTAAATGAACTCTTGGAAAAATTGGATACCGTGTATGGTGCAAAATCAACTTTGGATGTGTTCGAAGAATTGCCAAAGATTCTCACGGAGAGAAAAATCACAGTGGGAACCGCTGAAAGCTGCACGGGCGGTCTGATCGCTAAAACTCTAACGGACCGCGCCGGATCTTCCGCGTATTTTTATGGAAGCATCGTTTCTTATGACAACAGTATCAAGTCCGGACTTCTCGGTGTTCAACAAGAGACATTAGATACATTTGGCGCTGTCAGCAAAGAGACAGCAAAGGAAATGGCAGAAGGTGCGTTGATCGCTTTGAAAACGGATTATACGATCAGCGTAACCGGAATCGCCGGCCCTGGCGGCGGAACCCCTGAAAAAAAAGTGGGCTTGGTTTATTTTGGGATCGGACAAAAGAACGGTTCGACAGAAGTTCAGGAACATTACTTTCCGTTTTCGAGAAGCTCGTTTCGCGAGTTTGCGGCTCATACCGGAATTTATCTTTTATACAATCATCTAAAGAGGTTTACATGA
- a CDS encoding response regulator transcription factor yields the protein MYNILIVEDIHSIREAIKDLLSGKYKVLDAENYDEAIQVLRNEEVHLVITDIRMPGKTGLDLIKTIQHEFPHVLYTLMTAYNINDYINFAYKHGIWNIIPKYSFLDIKLISVMVHKLLTKNIFGVEKYFGADFKIQESDEDTEFAVPSPETVIYKRIYSDEQRNFLCNRIAKFLVEKGAPNAIQQILEELTSNAMIRAPRDSKGNYKYQYELPSRDLVIPLENIQLAESDFFEIGYGIADNTFIIVIRDHFGSLDKKEILKRLDRHITVDENTGFPPGLADSHGRGLYICREISDQLIFNIEKEKRTEIIALLDKQGNKSYKSLSIYEV from the coding sequence ATGTACAATATCCTAATTGTAGAAGACATTCATTCCATCCGGGAAGCGATCAAGGATCTGCTTTCCGGTAAATATAAAGTTCTGGATGCGGAAAACTACGACGAGGCAATTCAGGTTTTAAGAAACGAAGAAGTTCATCTTGTCATCACGGACATACGGATGCCCGGAAAAACAGGATTGGATCTGATCAAGACGATTCAACACGAATTTCCTCACGTACTTTATACCCTAATGACCGCATACAATATCAACGATTATATCAACTTTGCGTATAAACACGGAATTTGGAATATCATACCTAAGTATTCCTTTTTAGACATCAAGCTGATTTCGGTGATGGTTCACAAGCTTTTGACCAAGAATATCTTTGGAGTCGAAAAATACTTCGGTGCCGATTTTAAAATCCAGGAATCCGACGAAGATACTGAATTTGCCGTTCCTTCGCCCGAAACCGTGATCTATAAAAGAATTTATTCGGACGAGCAAAGAAACTTTCTCTGCAATCGGATCGCGAAATTTCTCGTCGAAAAAGGGGCGCCTAACGCGATTCAGCAAATCTTGGAGGAGTTGACTTCAAACGCGATGATACGCGCTCCGAGAGACTCAAAGGGAAACTATAAATACCAATATGAACTTCCTTCTCGCGATCTCGTGATTCCCTTGGAAAATATTCAACTTGCGGAATCCGATTTTTTTGAAATCGGATACGGAATCGCGGACAACACGTTTATCATCGTGATCCGAGATCACTTCGGTTCTTTAGATAAAAAGGAAATTCTCAAACGCCTCGATCGCCATATCACGGTGGACGAAAATACCGGATTTCCGCCGGGTCTTGCCGACTCTCATGGAAGAGGGTTGTATATCTGTAGAGAGATTTCGGATCAATTGATTTTTAATATCGAAAAGGAAAAAAGAACCGAAATCATTGCCTTGTTGGATAAACAAGGAAACAAAAGTTACAAATCTTTGTCGATCTACGAAGTTTAG